The Deinococcus radiotolerans genome segment GCGGGACCTGCGCGCCAACCTCGCCGCGCGGGACGTGCCGCTGCGCGTGGCCCTGGGCAGCCCGCCCGAGGTGGCTCTGGATGCGGCAGGGGAGGGCGCGGCGTTCGTCGTGACCGACGTGGGCTACACCCGCCTTCAGCGTGAGTGGCGCGACTGGCTGGCCGACCGGCTCGACGTTCCGCTGGTGCAGGTGGAATCCGAGGCGGTCATTCCCGTGGGGGTAGTCAGCGGCAAGCAGGAGTACGCGGCGCGCACCATCCGCCCCAAGATCCACCGGTTGTGGCACGACTACCTCGTCCCCCTGGACACCCACGACCTGAAACGCCGCGCGCGCGACTGGGACGGCGGCGAGGACGTCACCGACCCCGCCCGCCTCCTGAAGACCCTTCCCATCGACCACGGCGTCCCCCCCGGCGACGAGGAAGGCGGCGAGAATGCCGCGCACGACCTGCTGGAAGACTTCATCACCCGCAAACTCGACGGGTACGCCGAGAGGCGCAACGACCCCACCGTGGACGGCAGCAGCCGCCTCAGCGCGCACCTGCACTACGGGCACCTCTCCCCGCTGACCGCCGCGCTCGCCGCGCGCGAACACCCTGGCCCCGACACCGACGCCTTCCTGGAAGAACTCATCGTGCGGCGCGAACTCAGCTTCAACTACACCACCTACAACCCCCACTACGACCGCTACGCGGGCCTCCCTGCCTGGGCCCGCGCCACGCTGGACGAACACGCCGGAGACCGCCGCGACCACACCTACACCCGCGACCAGCTGGACGCCGCGCAGACGCACGACCCGTACTGGAACGCCGCGCAGCGCCAGATGACCCGCACCGGCCGCATGCACAACTACATGCGCATGTACTGGGGCAAGAAAGTCCTCGAATGGACCCCCACCCCCCAGCAGGCCTTCGACACGCTGCTGTGGCTGAATAACCGCCACGAACAGGACGGCCGCGACCCGAACTCATGGGTGGGCGTCGGCTGGGTGTTCGGCCTGCACGACCGTCCCTGGACCCGCCGCCCCATCTTCGGCACGGTGCGCTACATGAACGCCGGCGGGCTGAAACGCAAATTCGACATCGAAAAATACGCCCGGCAGTGGACGGAATAGGAGAGCCCGGCGCCCCGCACCCGCTAGAGTCCGCTCATGACCGATGCTGTCCCTCTTACCGCGCTGCACGTGACGAGTGGCGGCACGCGCGTGTACACGTTGCCGGTGCGGGCCTTTCCGAATTTCCGCGCGAACGTGTACCTAGTCGTGCGCGGAGACCCGCACGCCCCGGCGTATGCGGCGCTGGTGGATACCGGTGGGGCTGGCCCGGACAGCCTGGGTGACCTGCGGGCGGGCCTTGCGTCGGTGCGGGATGGGTACGGCGAGGCAGTGGGCCTGGACACCCTGGGTCGGATCGTGATCACGCATCCACACCCGGATCATCTGGGCGGCCTGAGCGCCCTGCGGGAGCACACGGAGGCACCCGTGGCGGCCTTCCACTCGGCGGTGCCGTTCATTGAGCAGCCCGGCGCGATTCGCGCGGCGTGGCTGATGCAACCCGATGCGCAGGCCGTCTGGCTAGGGCTGCCGCCCGGCAGCGAACTGGACGGCCGTATCCGCCGCCGGGGCTCGAACCTCAGCGTGCCCCGTGCCCTCCCGGTCGCCACGCCCCTGCGCGACGGGGACGTGCTGGACGACCTGCTACACGTCATCCACACGCCGGGTCATGAGGGGAACTAGATCTGCTTGCGCGTGGACGACGTGCTCCTCAGTGCCGATCACCTGCTGCCGCTGAACTCGCCGCCGCTGATGCCCGCGCGGTTCCTGCCCGGCAGCGGCGTGGCGGCATTCCTGCACTCGCTGGATCGCGTGGAGGCGCTGGACGGCGTGAACCTCGCGCTGGGCGGGCACGACGGCCCTATGCGCGACCCCCGCGCCCGCATCCGCGCGCTGCGGAGTCGCACGCACGAGAAACTGGACGGTCTGCTCGCTGCCTGCACGCACCCCATGACCATCCAAGACCTGCTGCTGGCGCTGCACCCGCGCCTGCGGTCCATTCAGGCGGTGCTGCTGCTCGACCAGACCGCCGCCCTGGCCGAGTACCTGGCGGGAACGGGCGCGCTGCGCGAGAGCACGCGCGAGGACGGCGCGGCGCTGCTCACCCGCGCGTGACGCCGCCCCCTAACCTGCTGCTGGACTGGGGCCTGCGCGACCCTCAGCCGCTGGGAGGCCGCCTGAACCGGCACTGGCAGGTCCGCGCTGGACCGGAGGTCGCCGCGCTGCGCCGCTGGCACGACTCACACACGGTTCCGTATGAATTGGACCTGCTGACCCGCCTGACCGGCGGCGGACTGGACCTGCCCTGGCGGCTGCGCGGCCCCATGGAGCGGGAGGGGGCGGTGTGGACGCTGCACGCCTGGGTGCCCGGTGACCCCGCCCCCCGTGAGGACGCCCGCGCGCGGGGCCGCTGGCTGGCGGACCTGCACGGACGCTGGGCGGATGTGCCCCTCCCTGAATCCCGCCCCGGCTTCCCGGACGAGTGGGCGTTCCTGCGCGACCCTGCCACTGACGCCCTGCTGGACACGCACGAGTCTACGCAGCCCGTTTGGGTGGGCCTGCTGCGCGCCCACCTGCACGCCGCCC includes the following:
- a CDS encoding MBL fold metallo-hydrolase, with translation MTDAVPLTALHVTSGGTRVYTLPVRAFPNFRANVYLVVRGDPHAPAYAALVDTGGAGPDSLGDLRAGLASVRDGYGEAVGLDTLGRIVITHPHPDHLGGLSALREHTEAPVAAFHSAVPFIEQPGAIRAAWLMQPDAQAVWLGLPPGSELDGRIRRRGSNLSVPRALPVATPLRDGDVLDDLLHVIHTPGHEGN
- a CDS encoding deoxyribodipyrimidine photo-lyase; protein product: MIHDARVQVLRSGTPRREGFVLLWVQASVRTRDNHALEYGVREANRLNLPLVAVFGLTPGYPEANARHYAYLLEGLRDLRANLAARDVPLRVALGSPPEVALDAAGEGAAFVVTDVGYTRLQREWRDWLADRLDVPLVQVESEAVIPVGVVSGKQEYAARTIRPKIHRLWHDYLVPLDTHDLKRRARDWDGGEDVTDPARLLKTLPIDHGVPPGDEEGGENAAHDLLEDFITRKLDGYAERRNDPTVDGSSRLSAHLHYGHLSPLTAALAAREHPGPDTDAFLEELIVRRELSFNYTTYNPHYDRYAGLPAWARATLDEHAGDRRDHTYTRDQLDAAQTHDPYWNAAQRQMTRTGRMHNYMRMYWGKKVLEWTPTPQQAFDTLLWLNNRHEQDGRDPNSWVGVGWVFGLHDRPWTRRPIFGTVRYMNAGGLKRKFDIEKYARQWTE
- a CDS encoding phosphotransferase enzyme family protein, whose protein sequence is MTPPPNLLLDWGLRDPQPLGGRLNRHWQVRAGPEVAALRRWHDSHTVPYELDLLTRLTGGGLDLPWRLRGPMEREGAVWTLHAWVPGDPAPREDARARGRWLADLHGRWADVPLPESRPGFPDEWAFLRDPATDALLDTHESTQPVWVGLLRAHLHAARAVTARVHARPRQLIHGDFTPWNLRVQGTRWTGLLDLEFTRPADPLADFALAWRGAHDDVIHGYAEVRPLSDEDRALIPALWWAHLLTGALHDLRAGTWDDGWTARMLARRSPLMGALGAALPGVRYSGAL